A genomic window from Ananas comosus cultivar F153 linkage group 22, ASM154086v1, whole genome shotgun sequence includes:
- the LOC109727366 gene encoding heat shock 70 kDa protein, mitochondrial-like isoform X1 — MKETAESYLGKSVSKAATTVPADLNDTRRQATKDAGRIAGLDVQRIINGATAAALSYGLIFDINVNIKLMGLIAVFDLVGGTFDISIFRDVKWCIERVLTMLYWRSW; from the exons ATGAAGGAAACTGCTGAATCTTACCTTGGAAAGTCTGTTTCGAAAGCAGCTACAACTGTTCCTGCTGATCTCAATGATACTCGGAGGCAGGCTACAAAAGATGCAGGGAGAATTGCTGGACTAGATGTGCAGAGAATTATTAATGGAGCAACTGCTGCTGCTCTTTCTTATGgattgatatttgatattaatGTAAATATCAAATTAATGGGTCTCATTGCAGTGTTTGATCTCGTTGGTGGAACATTTGATATTTCAATCTTTAGAGATGTCAAATGGTGTATTGAG AGGGTTTTGACAATGCTCTATTGGAGATCTTGGTGA
- the LOC109727365 gene encoding probable 6-phosphogluconolactonase 4, chloroplastic, whose translation MVSSALSSSPTAAAAAAILRRRPTPPLPRVFPIPLLRLSETLIAPRVAFPSPARLRQSSLNAMAFSAAAAAAAAAAATKGSKELIVFGSEEDLAVSLAKYTAELSEKFVRERGAFSVVLSGGSLIKSIRKLTESPYVESVDWSRWYVFWVDERVVPKDHVDSNYKLAYDGFLSKVPIPPGQVYAINDSLSPEGAADDYETCLKQLVKDGIIALSASSGFPRFDLMLLGMGPDGHIASLFPGHPLINEKERWVTFIKDSPKPPPERITFTFPVINSSAYIAMVVTGAGKASAVLKVFGSEESSADLLPVEMISLEDGALTWFTDKAATSMLVDKANM comes from the exons ATGGTTTCCTccgccctctcctcctctcccactgccgccgccgccgccgccatcctccgccgccgccctacTCCGCCGCTTCCTAGGGTTTTCCCGatccccctcctccgcctctccgAAACCCTAATCGCCCCTCGGGTCGCATTCCCCTCCCCCGCTCGGCTCCGCCAATCTTCGCTAAACGCCATggccttctccgccgccgccgccgccgccgccgccgccgccgcgacgaAGGGGAGCAAGGAGTTGATCGTGTTCGGGAGCGAGGAGGATCTCGCGGTCTCGCTTGCGAAGTACACGGCGGAGCTCTCGGAGAAGTTCGTGCGGGAGAGGGGGGCCTTTTCCGTCGTCCTCTCCGGGGGATCTCTCATCAAATCGATCAG GAAATTGACGGAGTCGCCGTACGTCGAGTCTGTGGATTGGTCGAGGTGGTACGTGTTCTGGGTGGATGAGAGGGTGGTGCCGAAGGATCATGTGGATAGCAATTACAAGCTAGCCTATGATGGGTTTCTTTCCAAG GTTCCAATTCCGCCAGGTCAAGTTTATGCAATCAACGATTCTTTATCCCCTGAGGGTGCAGCCGATGACTATGAAACCTGTCTGAAGCAACTTGTCAAGGATGGAATCATCGCACTGTCAGCCTCTTCTGGGTTCCCCAGATTCGATCTCATGCTACTGGGAATGGGCCCGGACGGCCACATCGCCTCTCTCTTCCCTGGGCATCCCCTTATCAACGAGAAGGAGCGGTGGGTTACGTTCATTAAGGACTCGCCAAAGCCGCCGCCGGAGAGAATCACATTTACTTTCCCTGTGATCAACTCTTCTGCATACATTGCAATGGTGGTCACTGGAGCTGGAAAGGCCAGTGCCGTGCTCAAGGTTTTTGGGAGTGAGGAGAGCTCTGCAGATTTGTTGCCGGTTGAGATGATCTCTCTTGAGGATGGGGCTCTGACTTGGTTCACTGATAAAGCAGCTACTTCAATGTTAGTGGATAAAGCAAACATGTGA
- the LOC109727366 gene encoding heat shock 70 kDa protein, mitochondrial-like isoform X2 encodes MKETAESYLGKSVSKAATTVPADLNDTRRQATKDAGRIAGLDVQRIINGATAAALSYGLIFDINVNIKLMGLIAVFDLVGGTFDISIFRDVKWCIEVK; translated from the exons ATGAAGGAAACTGCTGAATCTTACCTTGGAAAGTCTGTTTCGAAAGCAGCTACAACTGTTCCTGCTGATCTCAATGATACTCGGAGGCAGGCTACAAAAGATGCAGGGAGAATTGCTGGACTAGATGTGCAGAGAATTATTAATGGAGCAACTGCTGCTGCTCTTTCTTATGgattgatatttgatattaatGTAAATATCAAATTAATGGGTCTCATTGCAGTGTTTGATCTCGTTGGTGGAACATTTGATATTTCAATCTTTAGAGATGTCAAATGGTGTATTGAG gtTAAGTAA